The sequence below is a genomic window from Acidaminococcales bacterium.
CCGCCCCTAAGACCTGCGTGGCGACGTATGGGGGGACGGCTATGTTTAGCACTCTTTTGCCGTTTTCTTGCAGCGTCGAATTTATGCAATTTTTATCGGCAAATATAACAGCCTCCGTTCCAAAAAGCGCTTTTAGCTCATCAACTATTTTTTGATCTTCCAATGAGAAGGCCGCTGTAAGCCAACCTACGATCTGCCCGTTGTATCTGACGGGTGTGCCGCAGTAGTAGCCGAGCTTTGTGGAGATGCCAGTCATAAACATTTCATAGGTGTTTCCGCCAAGCGCGATTTTAACGTCCGGGTTGTTGATCATGTTGTCGCCGATTTTATCTTTGTCGTGAGGACGGGCGAGGATCGCGCCGTCAGCGGCGCCGACCGCCAGAACGTTTATGCCGCCTGCGTCCATCAGCGGTTTTGTCAAGTTATAAATGCCCTCCGAGTCCCTCCGGCTCATAAGCCGCGCCAATTCGGGCATGGCAGCCAATTTATCCCTGAACGCCCGCGTCTGCTCCATCTTGTCCGACACTGTTTTCTTAAAACCATCGGCGGCGCGCGTTATTTCTTCATCGGTAATTACCCTCATGTAATCGTTAAAATAACGTATGGCGACGATGGATGTGCAGGCAACGGATATGACGACCAGGAGGAAAGAAACGATGACGATACGTGTTCCGATTTTTAAGTTGTTAAGCAAAGCGCATACGCCTCCTCGTTTGTTATGACTTGTTCCCGCCGCATAAAGAAGCGCGGCGCTTCTCGTTCAGGGCAATTCAATACATGGCGGCCGCCGATGGCAACGCCCCGATACTGTTCTCGGATTAAAATCATACTTTTTTTGCGGCCTTGCCGCCCGGCTTTCTGCAAAGTCTCGCCGAACTGCGGGTTCGTCCGCTTTTTGCGCCGCGCAGCGCGGCAAATTGCCGCGCGAATCTTAAGGAGTGCTTTAATCTGAGAACAGCATAAAAAACTGAACAAATGGCTGCGGGAAAATACCGCAAAGTTAGAATTTCCTGCCTGAAATGCCCTGCCGCGCCGATGCCCGATTCCCTTAAAGCGCCGGCCCGCAAAAGCGCCGGAAGGCAAGCCTGTCGAAAATATAGCATAGCCTTCCGGCCTGAATCTGCCCTTTAAACATCTTCCGGTCAATTGTCTTGCCTTGAATTTTTAAATCCTCCGCCGGCTGACAAAGCGGCAAGCGGCCAATGGACGGCCCCCCCCCGTTTGTTAGCCCGGCGGCCACTTAAGGCCGCGCCCGCCCAGAACATGGATATGCGTGTGATTTACTGTTTGCCCGCCTTCTTCGCCCGTATTGATTACTATGCGAAACCCGCTGTTTTTTATGCCCAGCGCGTCGACAATGCCGGAAAGTTTGGCGAACATGCCGGCAATTGTCTGCCCATCGGTTTCCAATATGTTTGCGGAATGTTTCTTGGGCAGCATCAGCACGTGCTGCGGCGCGGCCGGCTTTACATCTTTTATTGCCAGCATGTCGCCGTCTTCGTAAACTTTCTCGGCGGGAAGCTCGCCGGCTATTATCCGGCAAAAAATACAGTCTTTGTCCATGTAAAACCTTCCTCTCCATCAATATAATTGAACGGTGCCTTTGGCATAGTCCCCTAAAGGTCAAACTCGGCGACAAGCGGGGCGTGGTCTGACGGGCGCTCTTTGCGCCTTAAGCCGGCCGCGACGCAGGACCCGGTCGAGCGCTCGGCCAAAGGGGGCGTGGCCAGTATGTAGTCAATGCGCCAACCTATGCCGCGCTCGAGCGCGTTTGCGATGCGGTAGTCCCAGAAAGTGTAATGGCCGGCTTCCGGCACGTGCTTGCGAAAAAGGTCGACAAACCCCCAATCCTTGCTGTAGGCGAGCGCCGCCTGTTCGTCAGGGTGAAAGCCGACCTCGCCCGTAAGTTTCACCGGGTCATATACATCAATCGCTTCCATGGCTACATTGAGATCGCCCAGCCAAATCACTTGCTGCGCGGGCGTAAAATGTTTTTCCAAATATTGGCGCATGCCGCGCAGCCAGGCGATTTTATAGCGAAAATAGTCCGTTCCCGGCGCGCGTCCCTGCGGAACGTAGGTATTTATCACCGCTATGCCGCCGAATTGCGCCTTGATCAGCCGCGCCTCGCCCTTTTCGCCTACGCCGTCCAGCCCGAAGGTTACCTGCCCCGCTTTTTCCTTGCTTATTATCGCAACGCCGTTGCGGCCTTTCTCCCCGATGTAAACGGCCTGGTAGCCGGCGGCGGCAAACCCGGCGAGCGGGAAATCTTTGTCCTGCACTTTGGTTTCCTGCAAAGCGGCGATGTCAATGGCCTCTTTTTCCATCCATTCTATGAGGTCGGACTGCCTCAGCCTTACGGAGTTTATGTTGAAAGTAGCTATTTTCATTTGTTTTCACCTTAAATGAACATTCCCCGGCAAACGGCAGGCAATATCGCGCCGCAATGCTCACTTGTTCAGTATTTCCGGGCTCTTTCCCGGCTTAGTTAAAGTTCCCGGCGTTTGGCTGCGGACATAATTTAATAGCGAAACATTTAAATCGGGCCAATTTCAACCGGCTGTGGAAACAACCCGCAAAAATCCATTGAATTCCGTATTTCCTTGCATCGCAATGGTTAATCGCAAGCGCCGCGCCGGGGCGACAGCGCGACAAAGCCCCCGCCTAAAAGGCTTGCGCCAAGCCACTTTTTCAAGTCGATTTCCCGGCGGTCGCCGTTGTCGTACATGAGCGCGCGAAAATCGTCCGGGGCAAAAGCGACGAGGGTTACCCAATGCCAGCTGTCGAGGTTGGCGAGGCCGCCGTTGGAGAGGTTGAGAAAGGCTACCGGCAGGTCGCTGCCCAAAGCATCCGTCAAAAAAAGCGCCGCTTGCGCGGGGGAGGGGCGAATGCTCGGCAGGACAGGCACGGGCAGCACGCGCGCCGCAAGCGGCGCGCCCCGGTCGGCGCCGTAACGCTGCGCCCCTTTGACGAAAATGCCGGTGTTGTTTACGCCCATGGGGCCTGGCGTAACATACGCCCATAATTTTTGCATAAGCGGCAGAAACTCCTCCTGCGCAAGGATGCCGTCCGCGCACTCGAACAGGGCGGAGCAGCCGACATGCGCGCGGGCAAGGTAGCAGACAAGATGCGCGGCGCAGGTCGGCCCGCAGCCGGCCCTTTTCTGGAAGCATTCTTCATACCAAGCTTGATCGGCGCCGTAGTGGGCTTTGCCGCCGCCGTCAATTATTTCCAGCAGTTTTAAGTTTTTCAGCGAAACAAAGCCGGACATTTTCAATGCTGCGGCAAGGCCGCTGCTTTAAGCGCCGCTTGGTCGATTTTTTCCATCCATTCGGCTATTTTTATGGCCTGCGGGCACAGCGGCAGGCATCTTCCGCATTTTTTGCAGTTTGCGGCCTGGCCGGATTTGCCCAGCACTTCGTATTCGAGCGTGAACAGCATGTCGAGGTTATTTGTGCGGTAATTGTTGTAAATCGCGAATACTTTAGGGATGTTTACGCCGAAAGGGCAATCCATGCAATAACCGCAGGCCGTGCAGGGTATGGTCCCGGAAAGCCGGTAGGCGGCCAGCGCATCCGCTATGGTGGCGTACCCTTCGCGGGTGAGCGGCCGGAAGTCTTCCATGGTCGCGACATTGTCCTTGATTTGTTCCATCGCCGACATGCCGCTCAATACGGTCAATACGTTCGGAAGCGATGCCGCGTAGCGCAGCGCCCAGGAGGCGGCGCTGGCCTTTGGTTCGGCCGCCCGGAAGACGGCGATGGCCTGTGGGCAGAGCTTGGCCAGGGCGCCGCCGCGCACTGGTTCCATTACGACGACAGGGATGCCTTTTTCCGTCAATATTTCATACTGGCTTTTTGCGTCCTGCAATTCCCAGTCAAGGTAATTAAGCTGTATTTGCGCGAAATCCCATTCGTAAAGGCTGACGACTTTTCGCAAAAGCTCCGGCGCGGCGTGGAAGGAAAAACCCAGCCGGCGGATTCTGCCTTCGCGCTTTTTTGCCTTTAGGATTTCGTAAATGCGGCACTCTTCCACTTTGGGAAAGGTAGTGCCGCCGATGTTGTGCACAAGGTAATAGTCAAAATATTCCACATATTCCACCCGGCATTTTTGGAGCTGGCCGGCGAAGATGTCATGGACTTGCGACTGGTCGCCGATCAACCATGTCGGCATCTTGGTCGCCAAATTGAACTTGTCCCTTGGATATCCCGAAAGGGCCTCGCCGACAAAAGGCTCCGACAGGCCTTCGTGATAAGGGTGGGCGGTGTCAAAGTAATTTACGCCATGCTCAAGGGCGTAGTCAATCATCGCCCGCGCGGTTTTTACGTCAATCTCCGGCGAATTTTCCTGTCGGCGCGGCAGTCGCATGCAACCGAAGCCCAAAAGGGAAATTTCCTCGCCGCTGTCCTTATATACGCGCTTTTCCATCATAAATGCCCCCAACTATTTGTGAATTTTATTGCCGAGACGTGCGGGCTGCGGCAGATTTGTTACGCCTTGGGGCCGGCGGCCAATATTTCCGGCGCTATGGCGCCGACGAACTTGGCGGCGTTTTTGGCGAACAAAGCGGCGAGCTTTTGCGCCTGTTCGCGGTAAGCTTTTTTGTCCTGCCAAGTATTTTCCGGGTTAAGGATGGCGCGCGGCACTTTGTCGCAGCTTTTGGGGATCAGGAAATTAAAGAGCGGATCGGCATCCCATTCCGCTTTGGCCAATTGGCCGTTGAGGATGGCGGTAACAATCGCCCTTGTATATTTCAGGCTTATCCGCTGGCCCGTGCCGTAAGCGCCGCCTGACCAGCCTGTATTTACAAGGTACACTTTGGTTTTGTGCTTTTGTATCTTGCTGCCCAAGAGTTTGGCATACTCGAAAGGGTGAAGCGGCAGAAAGGGCGCGCCGAAACAGGACGAGAAGGTAGCTTCCGGCTCAATTATCCCGCGTTCGGTGCCGGCGACTTTGCTGGTATAGCCGGACAGGAAATGGTACATGGCCTGTTCGGCGTTCAAAGACGCGACCGGCGGCAATACGCCGAAAGCGTCGGCCGTGAGGAAAACTATTGTTTCCGGATGCGCGAACGGCGCGCCCTGCGTGAGGGCGTTGTTGATATAAGAAAGCGGGTAGGCCGCGCGGGTGTTTTCCGTATAAATAATGTTAAAATAATCGGGCTGGCGGGTGGTTTTGTCTATCCACACATTTTCCAGCACCGTTCCGTAGCGTATGGCGGCGTAAATTTCCGGCTCGCTCTCGCTGGTGAGGTTGACGCATTTAGCGTAACAGCCGCCTTCAAGATTGAATATCCCGCTGTCGCCCCAGCCGTGTTCGTCGTCGCCGATGAGCAGGCGGGCGGGGTCGGCGGAAAGGGTGGTTTTGCCTGTGCCGGAAAGGCCGAAAAAAAGAGCGGTCTTTTTATCTTTGCCCATATTGGCCGAACAATGCATGGAAAGTATGTTTTTTTGCGGCAGCAGATAGTTCATCACCGAGAAGATGGCTTTTTTCATTTCGCCGGCGTATTTGCCGCCGCCAATCAGGATGAATTTGTCGTCAAAGTCAAGGATAATAAAAGTATCGGATTTGGTGCCGTCGGTATCGGGATAGGCTTTGAAACGCGGCAGGCAGATAACGGTAAAATCTTCTTTTGGCGCAGCCTGGCTGTCCGGGGGGAGAAACAGCCTTTTTACGAATAACTGGTGCCAGGCCAACTCGTTGATGAATTTGATGGACAGTGAGTTTTTCGGCTCAGAGCCCGCGCGGACGTTGGTTACGTATAAGGGCTGGTTGGCGGCGTATTTTTTCATTTTTTCATAAAGGCGCAGGAAAAATTCTTTGTTGATGGGAGCATTGTTTGACCAATCGATTTTTTCGCGCTCGCCGATGGTGTACACGATAAATTTGTCCTTGGGCGAACGGCCCGTATGCCGGCCGGTAGTTACGCACACGGCGCCTTGCGCCGACAGGATACATTCTTTTTTGCTTACCGCTTCTTCAATAAGCTCAGCTTCGGTCAGGTTGCGCAATACTTTGCGCGCGCCGCGGAGAAAATCGTCGCTGGAAATGTTGTTTTTGCTGTTTTTATTCATCTTTTCACCCCATGCCAAAATAAAGAGCAATACCCTTTATTTATATTCTCTAAACGTCCGCAAAAATCCTCTGCCCCCAAAATTAAAAAGCAGCCGGGCGACAACGCGGCGCAAAAAGAGACGGCTCGGCCTGGCCGCTGCGGCGAAAACGCTTCCCGCAAAATAATTTTGTTTTGCAAAACCGCCATATTAAGCTATAATTGTAACTATAAAGCAAAAAAGGAGTGTGTTGATGGCTCATCTGCCCAAGCTGATTTCCGATCTGGCGCTTATTCTGATTGTTGCCGGCATGACAACGATTATTTTCAAAAAATTCAAACAGCCGTTGGTTTTAGGCTACCTAGTCGCCGGGTTTTTGGCCGGGCCGCATTTTGACCTGATACTTACCGTGTCGGACAAAGAAAACATCAATACTTGGGCGGAAATCGGCATAATCTTTTTGCTGTTTGCCCTAGGGCTGGAATTTAGCATAAAAAAACTGACCCGCGTAGGCCATACGGCTTTTATTACCACGATTACCGAAGTCGTGGCGATGATGGCCATAGGCTACACCTGCGCGCAGCTTATGGGCTGGAACGGCATGGACAGCATTTTCCTCGGCGGCATGTTGTCCATGTCGTCCACGACCATCATCATCAAGGCTTTCGCCGACTTGAAACTCAAGGGGCAAAAGTTCACCGAGCTGGTTTTCGGCGCGCTTATCGTAGAAGACATTGTCGGCATAGTGATGATGGTTTTGATCGCCACTATCGCGGCCAACAATGAAATATCCCAGTGGAGCCTTTTGCAGGGCGTACTGCGCTTGGGCTTTTTCCTGATACTTTGGTTTGTGCTCGGGATTTTCATCATCCCGCAGTTTTTCCGCCGGGTCAGGAAAGACTTAAACAACGAAACGTTGCTTATCATCGCTTTGGGCATGTGCCTCGGCATGGTAGTCCTGGCCAACAACATAGGTTTCTCGTCGGCGC
It includes:
- a CDS encoding HIT domain-containing protein, translated to MDKDCIFCRIIAGELPAEKVYEDGDMLAIKDVKPAAPQHVLMLPKKHSANILETDGQTIAGMFAKLSGIVDALGIKNSGFRIVINTGEEGGQTVNHTHIHVLGGRGLKWPPG
- the pckA gene encoding phosphoenolpyruvate carboxykinase (ATP) → MNKNSKNNISSDDFLRGARKVLRNLTEAELIEEAVSKKECILSAQGAVCVTTGRHTGRSPKDKFIVYTIGEREKIDWSNNAPINKEFFLRLYEKMKKYAANQPLYVTNVRAGSEPKNSLSIKFINELAWHQLFVKRLFLPPDSQAAPKEDFTVICLPRFKAYPDTDGTKSDTFIILDFDDKFILIGGGKYAGEMKKAIFSVMNYLLPQKNILSMHCSANMGKDKKTALFFGLSGTGKTTLSADPARLLIGDDEHGWGDSGIFNLEGGCYAKCVNLTSESEPEIYAAIRYGTVLENVWIDKTTRQPDYFNIIYTENTRAAYPLSYINNALTQGAPFAHPETIVFLTADAFGVLPPVASLNAEQAMYHFLSGYTSKVAGTERGIIEPEATFSSCFGAPFLPLHPFEYAKLLGSKIQKHKTKVYLVNTGWSGGAYGTGQRISLKYTRAIVTAILNGQLAKAEWDADPLFNFLIPKSCDKVPRAILNPENTWQDKKAYREQAQKLAALFAKNAAKFVGAIAPEILAAGPKA
- the xth gene encoding exodeoxyribonuclease III, which produces MKIATFNINSVRLRQSDLIEWMEKEAIDIAALQETKVQDKDFPLAGFAAAGYQAVYIGEKGRNGVAIISKEKAGQVTFGLDGVGEKGEARLIKAQFGGIAVINTYVPQGRAPGTDYFRYKIAWLRGMRQYLEKHFTPAQQVIWLGDLNVAMEAIDVYDPVKLTGEVGFHPDEQAALAYSKDWGFVDLFRKHVPEAGHYTFWDYRIANALERGIGWRIDYILATPPLAERSTGSCVAAGLRRKERPSDHAPLVAEFDL
- a CDS encoding aldo/keto reductase: MMEKRVYKDSGEEISLLGFGCMRLPRRQENSPEIDVKTARAMIDYALEHGVNYFDTAHPYHEGLSEPFVGEALSGYPRDKFNLATKMPTWLIGDQSQVHDIFAGQLQKCRVEYVEYFDYYLVHNIGGTTFPKVEECRIYEILKAKKREGRIRRLGFSFHAAPELLRKVVSLYEWDFAQIQLNYLDWELQDAKSQYEILTEKGIPVVVMEPVRGGALAKLCPQAIAVFRAAEPKASAASWALRYAASLPNVLTVLSGMSAMEQIKDNVATMEDFRPLTREGYATIADALAAYRLSGTIPCTACGYCMDCPFGVNIPKVFAIYNNYRTNNLDMLFTLEYEVLGKSGQAANCKKCGRCLPLCPQAIKIAEWMEKIDQAALKAAALPQH